The Sporocytophaga myxococcoides genome window below encodes:
- a CDS encoding class I SAM-dependent methyltransferase encodes MEEQIKALAGQLRRPENEDGVKTGVHMNEGNKIMNLEAIKAVNPCAHDKILEIGMGNGFFVKNIVSAHPTIVYTGCDFSETMINEAEKINAEYIKSGCVKFHLAAADKLPIVSNSYNKLFTVNTIYFWEDPEHTLNEFKRVLTADGELTIVIRPKHIMEDIPVTKYGFNLYSKEELVKLLSANNFDILETNEIEEPSREMMGRLIKFGSLVVRAKKK; translated from the coding sequence ATGGAAGAACAAATAAAAGCATTAGCAGGCCAGTTGCGCAGACCAGAGAATGAAGATGGTGTAAAAACAGGGGTTCATATGAATGAGGGAAACAAAATTATGAATCTGGAAGCTATAAAAGCTGTAAATCCCTGTGCTCATGATAAGATATTGGAGATTGGCATGGGCAATGGATTTTTTGTTAAAAATATAGTTTCAGCACATCCAACCATAGTATATACAGGATGTGATTTTTCAGAGACTATGATTAATGAAGCTGAAAAGATCAATGCTGAATATATTAAATCCGGTTGTGTAAAATTTCATCTGGCAGCAGCAGATAAACTTCCAATAGTTTCCAATTCATATAATAAATTGTTTACTGTCAATACGATTTATTTCTGGGAAGATCCAGAGCATACCCTTAATGAATTTAAAAGGGTATTGACTGCAGATGGTGAGTTGACGATAGTGATAAGACCTAAGCATATTATGGAAGATATTCCTGTGACTAAATATGGCTTTAACTTGTATTCAAAAGAAGAACTGGTAAAGCTACTTTCCGCAAATAATTTTGATATTTTGGAGACAAATGAAATAGAGGAGCCATCAAGAGAAATGATGGGTAGATTGATTAAATTCGGAAGTCTTGTGGTTCGGGCAAAAAAGAAATGA
- a CDS encoding patatin-like phospholipase family protein, protein MRVVLYLMLFISISSSSICQTQIENLIFEGSGIQGIAYSGAIYELEKAGITVNIKKVGGTSDGAITALMVSLGYTSSEIYEIISSTKFQSFNDGQFIFIGGIYRMNNRFGWYRIDSFNKWLEKIISNKTHNADMTFAELKKMDLKAKK, encoded by the coding sequence ATGAGAGTAGTTTTATATTTAATGTTATTTATTTCTATCAGTAGTTCATCAATTTGTCAGACGCAAATTGAAAACCTCATATTTGAAGGCTCAGGAATCCAAGGTATAGCATATAGTGGTGCAATATACGAACTTGAAAAAGCCGGAATAACAGTTAATATAAAAAAAGTAGGCGGCACTTCTGACGGAGCAATAACAGCTTTAATGGTTTCTCTTGGATACACCTCTTCTGAGATATATGAGATCATATCATCAACAAAATTTCAAAGCTTCAATGATGGTCAGTTTATATTTATCGGGGGAATATATAGAATGAATAATCGTTTTGGCTGGTATCGAATCGATTCATTCAATAAATGGCTTGAGAAAATTATAAGCAACAAAACCCACAACGCTGATATGACATTTGCAGAACTTAAAAAAATGGATTTAAAGGCAAAAAAGTAA
- a CDS encoding amino acid permease — MKSNYNLFRTKPLEDVLKDTTEGPQLKKTLGAFNLVTLGIGVIIGAGIFSLTGIAAANYAGPAVTISFIIAALGCAFAGLCYAEFASMLPIAGSAYTYSYVTMGEFVAWIIGWDLVLEYAVGAATVAISWSRYLSKLLHLYNVDLPAQLMMSPFETAVVNGQTVNGIINLPAVFITVLMSLILIRGTKESARLNNFVVVLKVSVVLAFIFLGWGYINKDNYIPYVPENTGAFENFGWTGVVTGAAVVFFAFIGFDAVSTAAQEAKNPKRDMPIGILGSLVICTILYVLFAHVMTGLENYKNFVGEAAPVAKAIENTPYKFFQEMIIIAILGGYSSVVMVLLMGQSRVFYSMSKDGLLPSVFSELHPRFLTPYKSNILFAAFVGLFAAFVPVTVVGEMSSIGTLFAFVLVCMGVLVMRKTNPNAPRAFRTPWVPFVPIMGIVVCCYMMYALPLDTWIRLIAWMAVGILVYFSYSKKHSKFAK; from the coding sequence ATGAAATCGAATTACAATTTGTTCAGGACAAAGCCACTGGAAGATGTGTTAAAAGACACGACAGAAGGACCGCAGCTTAAAAAGACTCTGGGGGCATTTAACCTGGTAACATTGGGGATAGGGGTAATTATAGGAGCAGGTATTTTTTCTCTAACTGGTATTGCAGCAGCTAATTATGCTGGTCCTGCTGTTACTATTTCCTTTATAATTGCCGCTTTAGGCTGTGCCTTTGCCGGACTTTGTTATGCCGAATTCGCTTCCATGCTGCCTATTGCAGGAAGTGCCTATACCTATTCTTATGTAACAATGGGAGAGTTTGTCGCCTGGATTATTGGTTGGGATCTTGTCCTTGAATATGCTGTGGGGGCGGCTACAGTAGCCATTAGCTGGTCAAGATATTTGAGTAAATTGCTTCATTTATATAATGTTGATCTTCCTGCTCAATTAATGATGTCTCCATTTGAGACTGCAGTCGTTAATGGCCAGACTGTGAATGGAATCATCAACCTTCCAGCAGTTTTTATTACGGTTCTGATGTCTTTGATTCTCATCAGAGGTACCAAGGAGTCTGCACGATTGAATAACTTTGTAGTTGTACTTAAAGTATCCGTGGTATTAGCTTTTATTTTCCTTGGCTGGGGATATATAAATAAAGACAATTACATTCCTTATGTTCCGGAAAACACCGGAGCTTTTGAGAATTTCGGATGGACAGGTGTCGTTACTGGAGCAGCAGTTGTATTCTTTGCTTTTATTGGATTTGATGCTGTATCCACAGCAGCTCAGGAAGCTAAAAATCCTAAAAGAGATATGCCTATCGGAATTTTAGGTTCACTTGTTATTTGTACTATTCTTTATGTGCTGTTTGCTCATGTTATGACGGGATTGGAGAACTACAAGAACTTTGTTGGAGAAGCTGCACCAGTTGCGAAAGCAATTGAAAATACACCTTATAAGTTTTTTCAGGAAATGATTATAATAGCTATTCTTGGAGGATACTCTTCAGTAGTGATGGTATTATTAATGGGTCAGTCAAGAGTGTTTTATTCTATGTCAAAAGATGGTTTACTACCATCAGTATTCTCTGAATTACATCCTAGATTCTTAACTCCATATAAATCCAATATTCTATTTGCTGCTTTTGTTGGTCTGTTCGCTGCATTTGTGCCGGTTACCGTTGTTGGAGAGATGAGTAGTATAGGTACATTATTCGCATTTGTACTTGTTTGTATGGGTGTATTGGTAATGCGTAAAACAAACCCGAATGCACCGAGAGCATTCAGAACTCCATGGGTTCCATTTGTACCGATAATGGGAATTGTTGTTTGCTGTTATATGATGTATGCCCTCCCTTTGGATACTTGGATAAGACTAATAGCCTGGATGGCCGTCGGGATTCTGGTATACTTTTCCTATAGTAAAAAGCATAGCAAATTTGCTAAATAA
- a CDS encoding sodium-translocating pyrophosphatase produces the protein MEIFGIIILGVLALIFTFFKTKWVNSQPAGEGKMTEIAKHIADGALSFLKAEYKALSIFVIVIAVLLSFLAEEENSHWLIGVAFVVGACFSALAGFLGMKIATKSNVRTTQAARTSLSKALDVSFTGGMVMGINVVAIGILGLSVLFLLFSNIHTVLGIEPWRVKKVLEVMIGFSLGAESLALFARVGGGIYTKAADVGADLVGKVEAGIPEDDPRNPAVIADNVGDNVGDVAGMGADLFGSYVSTILATMVLGLTVAPMTKDVSGTNPAILLPLFLAAAGLVFSIIASFFVKVGEKGSPQVALNVGNFGAVILTAIASYFIIDFMFDKHININGLSVGSVNIFYSVIIGLLVGTLISLVIEYYTGKDRGPVTMIARQSMTGAATNIIAGLSVGMFSTAIPVVILSLGIIFAFEMAGLYGVAIAASGMMATTGIQLAIDAFGPIADNAGGIAEMAALPKEVREKTDVLDSVGNTTAAIGKGFAIASAALTSLAMFSAYMETSGLQVIDIANAKVLAGLLIGGMTPFLFSGFAIQAVGQSANAMVEEVRRQFREIKGIMEGKAEADYEKCITISTRAALRHMILPGAIALTFPLIVGFTLGKMALGGFLAGVLVSGVMMAFFQSNAGGAWDNAKKMFETGVDINGKKYFKGSDPHKAAVVGDTVGDPFKDTSGPSLNILIKLVSIVAMVIASLLSVS, from the coding sequence ATGGAGATTTTTGGAATTATCATTCTCGGAGTGTTAGCTCTGATATTTACTTTTTTTAAAACTAAATGGGTAAACAGTCAGCCTGCAGGAGAGGGCAAAATGACTGAAATAGCTAAGCATATAGCTGATGGTGCATTATCATTTCTAAAGGCTGAATACAAAGCCTTGTCGATATTTGTCATCGTTATTGCTGTGCTGCTTTCATTCTTAGCTGAAGAAGAAAATTCGCACTGGTTAATCGGCGTAGCCTTTGTTGTAGGTGCATGCTTTTCAGCTCTTGCAGGTTTTCTTGGTATGAAAATCGCCACGAAAAGTAATGTAAGAACAACCCAGGCTGCCAGAACAAGTCTTTCTAAAGCACTTGATGTATCCTTTACCGGTGGTATGGTGATGGGGATAAATGTTGTTGCTATAGGAATTCTTGGTTTAAGTGTTTTATTCCTGTTATTCAGTAATATTCATACTGTTTTAGGCATTGAGCCCTGGAGAGTAAAGAAGGTGCTTGAAGTAATGATAGGATTTTCTCTGGGAGCAGAAAGTCTTGCACTATTTGCCAGAGTGGGCGGAGGTATCTATACTAAAGCTGCAGATGTTGGTGCTGACCTGGTTGGAAAAGTAGAAGCTGGTATTCCAGAAGATGATCCAAGAAATCCTGCTGTAATTGCAGATAATGTTGGTGATAACGTAGGTGACGTAGCAGGTATGGGAGCCGATCTTTTCGGATCTTATGTCAGCACAATACTTGCGACTATGGTACTTGGGCTAACGGTCGCACCTATGACTAAAGATGTCTCAGGTACTAATCCTGCAATATTGCTTCCTTTATTCCTTGCTGCTGCAGGACTCGTCTTTTCAATTATAGCTTCTTTTTTCGTAAAAGTAGGAGAGAAAGGAAGTCCTCAGGTAGCATTGAATGTCGGAAACTTCGGAGCGGTAATACTAACAGCCATTGCATCTTATTTTATCATAGACTTCATGTTTGATAAGCATATCAACATTAATGGATTGTCTGTCGGGTCTGTGAATATATTTTATTCAGTAATCATCGGTTTATTGGTTGGTACACTGATCAGTCTTGTCATTGAGTATTATACTGGAAAAGACAGAGGGCCTGTAACAATGATCGCCCGTCAGTCTATGACCGGCGCGGCAACCAACATAATTGCAGGTCTGAGTGTTGGAATGTTTTCTACAGCAATTCCTGTTGTGATCTTGTCTTTGGGTATTATTTTCGCCTTTGAAATGGCAGGTCTTTATGGTGTAGCAATTGCTGCATCAGGAATGATGGCTACTACAGGTATTCAGCTAGCAATTGATGCATTCGGACCTATTGCAGATAATGCAGGTGGAATTGCTGAAATGGCAGCTCTGCCGAAAGAAGTTCGTGAGAAAACAGATGTTCTCGATTCTGTTGGAAATACTACTGCTGCGATAGGTAAAGGATTTGCCATTGCATCTGCAGCGCTAACATCTCTTGCAATGTTCTCAGCTTATATGGAGACTTCAGGTCTTCAGGTGATTGATATTGCAAATGCAAAAGTACTTGCCGGGTTACTTATTGGTGGTATGACACCATTTCTGTTTTCCGGATTTGCCATTCAGGCTGTAGGCCAATCTGCCAATGCTATGGTAGAAGAAGTCAGAAGACAGTTCAGAGAGATCAAAGGTATCATGGAAGGAAAAGCGGAAGCAGACTATGAGAAGTGTATAACCATATCAACAAGAGCAGCATTACGTCATATGATTCTACCTGGAGCAATTGCGCTGACATTTCCGCTGATAGTTGGATTTACACTTGGTAAAATGGCTTTAGGAGGTTTCCTTGCAGGAGTGCTTGTTTCTGGAGTTATGATGGCGTTTTTTCAATCAAATGCAGGTGGCGCATGGGATAATGCTAAAAAGATGTTTGAAACCGGAGTTGATATCAATGGTAAAAAATACTTTAAAGGGTCTGATCCACATAAAGCTGCAGTAGTTGGTGATACAGTGGGAGATCCGTTTAAAGATACTTCCGGACCTTCATTGAATATTCTTATAAAGCTTGTTTCTATTGTAGCAATGGTTATTGCTTCATTGCTTTCTGTAAGCTAA
- a CDS encoding NADP-dependent glyceraldehyde-3-phosphate dehydrogenase, which yields MNFENLFPKEENIPASVKLNGPLHQKEYLINGEIKHAEGATQKVFSPVCIEKDGTLTQVELGSFPLLTEKEAFEAMDAAANAYKNGTGEWPMMQVDQRIKAVEKFTWKMKEKKWEVVNMLMWETGKPLKDSEKEFDRTVEYINDTINALKILDRKSSRFEIEQGIIGKVRRGPLGVVLCMGPYNYPLNETFTTLIPALIMGNTIVFKPAKIGVLLHRPLLEAFRECFPKGVVNIVYGRGRATVGPLMSTGKIDVLAFIGTSKSANVLKSQHPKPNRLRSVLALEAKNPGIVLPHADLDNAVKECLLGSLSFNGQRCTALKIIFVHNKIKDQFIQKFVTELDKLKRGMPWEDGVSITPLPEPEKPGYLTDLIKDAESKGAKVVNPNGGAICNTYFNPAILFPVDSSMKIFHEEQFGPAVPVVAFDDVQEPIDYIVNSNYGQQVSLFGSDSQELAYLVDRLVNQVCRVNINSQCQRGPDVFPFNGRKDSAEGTLSVEDALRAFSIRTIVAAKEIEPNKVIIKEIVKENHSSFMSTDFIF from the coding sequence ATGAATTTTGAAAATCTTTTTCCAAAAGAAGAGAATATACCTGCTTCAGTAAAGCTGAACGGACCTTTACACCAAAAGGAATATTTGATCAATGGAGAAATTAAGCATGCAGAAGGGGCAACACAAAAGGTTTTTTCACCTGTTTGTATTGAAAAAGATGGAACCCTGACTCAGGTTGAGTTAGGGAGCTTTCCTTTATTGACTGAAAAGGAAGCATTTGAAGCTATGGATGCTGCGGCCAACGCCTATAAAAATGGAACAGGTGAGTGGCCAATGATGCAGGTAGATCAGAGAATTAAAGCTGTTGAAAAGTTTACCTGGAAGATGAAGGAAAAGAAGTGGGAAGTGGTCAACATGCTTATGTGGGAAACTGGAAAACCACTAAAGGATTCGGAGAAGGAATTTGACAGAACTGTAGAATACATAAACGATACAATTAATGCATTAAAAATACTCGACAGAAAATCATCAAGATTTGAAATTGAACAGGGGATTATCGGGAAAGTAAGAAGGGGGCCGCTTGGGGTAGTTCTTTGTATGGGACCATACAACTATCCTTTGAACGAGACTTTCACCACTCTTATTCCTGCTCTGATTATGGGAAATACCATCGTATTTAAACCTGCGAAAATCGGTGTGCTCCTTCACAGACCTTTACTTGAAGCTTTCCGGGAATGTTTTCCTAAGGGAGTTGTAAACATAGTATACGGAAGAGGCAGAGCTACAGTAGGACCTTTAATGTCAACTGGTAAAATTGATGTGTTGGCATTTATCGGGACAAGTAAATCAGCAAACGTACTTAAAAGTCAGCATCCAAAGCCTAACAGACTGAGATCAGTTTTAGCTCTTGAAGCTAAAAATCCTGGTATCGTACTTCCTCATGCTGATCTTGATAATGCTGTTAAGGAGTGTTTATTAGGATCACTTTCTTTTAATGGACAGCGTTGTACAGCATTAAAAATCATTTTTGTTCATAATAAAATTAAAGATCAGTTTATACAGAAATTCGTAACTGAGCTGGATAAACTTAAAAGGGGAATGCCTTGGGAAGATGGTGTTTCCATTACTCCGCTTCCAGAGCCTGAAAAACCTGGGTACCTGACTGATTTAATTAAGGATGCCGAATCTAAAGGTGCAAAAGTGGTAAATCCAAATGGCGGTGCAATTTGCAATACATACTTTAATCCTGCGATTTTATTTCCGGTAGATTCATCAATGAAGATTTTCCATGAAGAACAATTCGGACCAGCAGTACCTGTTGTTGCTTTCGATGATGTTCAGGAGCCAATTGATTACATTGTTAACTCTAACTATGGGCAGCAGGTAAGCTTGTTTGGAAGTGATTCACAGGAATTGGCCTATCTTGTAGACAGACTTGTAAATCAGGTTTGCAGAGTGAATATTAACAGCCAGTGTCAAAGAGGACCGGACGTTTTTCCATTTAATGGAAGAAAAGATTCTGCAGAAGGTACTCTTTCAGTAGAGGATGCTTTAAGAGCATTTTCAATCAGAACAATTGTAGCTGCTAAAGAGATAGAACCAAATAAAGTAATTATAAAAGAGATCGTAAAAGAAAATCATTCCAGTTTCATGTCTACCGATTTTATCTTTTAG
- a CDS encoding ExbD/TolR family protein: MKIKRRKKTHVAVEAAALSDILFFLLVFFLMLSTLASPDAIKVLLPQAKTGSAVPRQVVNLTVDKDSKIFIGKDEVNFDALKSQLEATTQRLENPTIVLKMDRTLEVQKLISIIDVTNQLKLPVVVASDKK, encoded by the coding sequence ATGAAGATCAAAAGGCGTAAAAAGACTCATGTTGCGGTTGAAGCTGCAGCTTTGTCAGATATTTTGTTTTTCCTGTTGGTATTCTTTCTTATGCTGTCTACGCTTGCAAGTCCAGACGCTATTAAAGTATTGTTACCTCAGGCAAAAACAGGGTCAGCTGTTCCAAGACAAGTAGTAAATCTTACAGTAGACAAGGATTCTAAGATCTTTATAGGTAAGGACGAAGTTAATTTTGATGCATTAAAATCTCAACTTGAAGCCACAACTCAAAGGCTGGAAAATCCTACAATTGTGCTGAAAATGGACAGAACTCTGGAAGTTCAAAAACTTATCAGCATAATAGATGTTACTAATCAGTTGAAATTGCCGGTGGTAGTAGCATCAGATAAAAAATAG
- a CDS encoding MotA/TolQ/ExbB proton channel family protein, which translates to MTILLQVADSALAVASAAGSNPKEGISYLQLIMMGGLIMLPILLLSLISFYIFIERFLYIKNNAQPDKGLLSIVKEKVQTGKTSEALRLCENSSLPVARMLEKAIIRLGSSIRDIESAMENVAAVEVSKMEKNMGLLVGIAAVAPMLGFLGTVFGMIHTFQDIAANDNISIGVISGGIYQKMITSSAGLIVGIIAHIFYTILNSMIEKNVTTLELQAIDFLDILHKPVYEDQKA; encoded by the coding sequence ATGACAATTTTATTACAAGTGGCGGACTCGGCTTTAGCTGTTGCTTCAGCTGCCGGCTCAAATCCTAAAGAAGGGATTTCTTACCTTCAATTAATCATGATGGGTGGTTTAATCATGCTTCCCATTCTTTTACTTTCCTTAATTTCTTTTTACATATTCATCGAACGATTTCTTTATATTAAAAATAACGCTCAGCCTGATAAGGGACTTTTATCTATTGTAAAAGAGAAAGTACAAACAGGTAAAACTTCAGAGGCATTAAGATTGTGTGAAAATTCATCCCTGCCAGTTGCCAGAATGCTTGAAAAAGCCATCATCCGTTTAGGTTCATCTATCAGAGATATTGAAAGTGCAATGGAAAACGTAGCTGCTGTGGAAGTTTCCAAAATGGAAAAAAATATGGGATTGCTTGTCGGTATTGCTGCCGTAGCTCCTATGCTTGGTTTCCTTGGTACTGTATTTGGTATGATACATACATTTCAGGATATTGCAGCAAATGACAATATCAGTATAGGTGTAATTTCAGGCGGTATTTATCAGAAAATGATAACTTCTTCGGCTGGTCTGATTGTTGGTATCATCGCACATATTTTTTATACCATCCTCAATTCCATGATTGAGAAAAATGTAACAACTCTGGAGTTACAGGCTATCGATTTCCTTGACATATTACACAAACCAGTATATGAAGATCAAAAGGCGTAA
- a CDS encoding SGNH/GDSL hydrolase family protein, translating to MKLKIAHLYIALAILTFGCKPDIKEDVTITSGTADFSKYVAVGNSLTAGYSNGALYKSGQSYAFPNILAQQFSLAGGGPFKIPYMVDENGIGVQNGQPVTKRVLGTVTDCKGVTSLGPVFAGTPNLLNLAPIGSTGPFNNMGVPGAKSFHLLTPLFGRSLDQGGNPFYYRIASNPGVSTVVGDAAAQNPSFVSFWIGNNDVLGYATTGGEGGGDSITNPVAFTQYLNAIVNTLLAGGAKGVIANITDITKIPFFTTVPYNGLVLTSQAQVDALNLNYGPLGITFNLGQNPFIISDQNAPGGRRQIKSDELILLTIPQDSIKCYGWGSQTPIPGKYVLDQTEIANVKAATAAYNQAIVTVAQQKDLAFADMASLLSSLSTGLTFNGLTFTTTFVTGGAFSLDGIHLTPQGNAVVANGFINAINLKYGSTLPQVNVASYPGIVFP from the coding sequence ATGAAACTTAAGATAGCACATTTGTATATTGCTCTGGCAATTTTAACATTTGGATGCAAACCGGATATAAAAGAAGATGTTACAATCACTTCCGGAACTGCTGATTTTTCAAAGTACGTAGCAGTCGGAAATTCTTTAACAGCTGGTTATTCAAATGGAGCCCTTTACAAATCCGGGCAGTCATATGCTTTTCCTAATATTCTTGCTCAGCAATTTTCATTAGCCGGAGGAGGTCCATTTAAGATTCCCTACATGGTAGATGAAAATGGAATCGGTGTTCAAAATGGCCAACCAGTTACCAAAAGGGTTTTGGGTACCGTAACAGATTGTAAAGGAGTAACTTCTTTGGGGCCTGTTTTTGCAGGAACCCCCAATCTCCTGAATCTTGCACCTATAGGGTCGACAGGACCATTTAATAATATGGGAGTCCCCGGAGCAAAGTCATTTCATTTACTGACTCCTTTATTTGGCAGATCTTTAGATCAAGGAGGTAATCCTTTTTACTATCGGATAGCCAGTAATCCGGGAGTTTCCACAGTGGTAGGAGATGCGGCAGCTCAAAATCCTTCCTTTGTTTCTTTTTGGATTGGGAATAATGACGTACTTGGATATGCTACAACAGGTGGAGAAGGAGGAGGGGACAGTATTACAAATCCAGTTGCCTTTACTCAATATCTGAATGCAATTGTAAATACATTATTGGCAGGGGGAGCTAAAGGAGTAATTGCAAACATTACTGATATAACAAAAATTCCATTCTTCACAACAGTACCTTACAATGGATTGGTATTAACTTCTCAGGCGCAGGTAGATGCCCTAAACCTTAACTACGGTCCCTTAGGAATTACATTCAATCTTGGACAAAATCCTTTTATCATTAGTGATCAGAATGCTCCGGGAGGTAGAAGACAAATAAAAAGCGATGAATTAATTTTATTAACGATCCCTCAGGATTCCATAAAATGTTATGGTTGGGGAAGTCAAACCCCAATTCCAGGCAAATATGTCCTTGATCAGACTGAAATTGCCAATGTTAAAGCTGCAACAGCTGCATATAATCAGGCAATCGTGACTGTAGCACAGCAAAAAGATCTGGCATTTGCGGATATGGCATCATTGCTGTCTTCTCTTAGTACAGGTTTGACTTTTAATGGTCTCACATTTACAACAACATTTGTGACCGGTGGAGCATTTTCTTTGGATGGAATTCACCTTACACCTCAGGGAAATGCCGTTGTTGCTAACGGATTTATTAATGCTATAAATCTTAAATATGGATCAACTTTGCCTCAGGTCAATGTTGCCTCATATCCTGGCATTGTTTTCCCATAA
- a CDS encoding OmpP1/FadL family transporter — protein sequence MKKLLFFVIFLSAAYLAKAGGYQVNLIGIRYIGMGHIGTGLTMDAGSIFFNPGALSLIKDKYSITGSVSGIFSYTQFRSADAGFTARTDNPLSTPFSVFASAKITDDLSAGIGVYTPFGSSIVWGDNWGGKYLIQDIKLKSILFQPTLSYKIGDKLGIGAGLVFAYGKVDLNRALPVTFADGSSGQVNLKGHATNWGYNVGISFKPIEALTIGLNYRSKIKMDLKDGDANFTVPSSLSPNFPAGNKFNATLPLPATFSGGISYNINDKFLIGAQVDYVRWSAYDSLIFDFKQNTPSLPDSRNPRKYENTFIFRLGGQYKATDMFTVRLGGYYDQTPIRKDYVNPETPDGNRIGLSAGLSIYPSEKLSIDLSFLFVNQLKRDSEYAPANFKGAYKTYAYIPGIGLSYNF from the coding sequence ATGAAAAAACTTTTATTTTTTGTGATATTCTTATCAGCTGCCTATTTGGCAAAAGCTGGAGGGTACCAGGTAAATCTCATTGGAATTCGATATATCGGAATGGGGCATATTGGTACAGGGCTTACGATGGATGCTGGTTCTATTTTCTTTAATCCAGGAGCATTGTCTTTAATTAAAGACAAATATAGCATTACAGGGAGCGTAAGTGGTATATTTTCATACACCCAATTCCGCTCTGCCGATGCGGGTTTTACTGCCAGGACAGATAACCCTTTGTCTACACCTTTCTCAGTATTTGCCAGTGCCAAAATTACTGATGATTTAAGTGCAGGAATAGGAGTGTATACCCCATTTGGCAGTTCCATTGTATGGGGTGATAACTGGGGTGGAAAATATTTGATACAGGATATTAAATTAAAATCCATATTGTTCCAACCAACCCTTTCTTATAAAATAGGTGATAAGCTTGGTATAGGTGCAGGACTTGTATTTGCCTATGGAAAGGTAGATCTTAACAGGGCATTACCGGTAACTTTTGCTGATGGAAGTTCAGGCCAAGTCAATTTAAAAGGGCATGCAACCAATTGGGGGTATAATGTTGGAATATCTTTTAAACCAATAGAAGCCCTGACAATAGGTTTGAATTACAGGTCTAAAATAAAGATGGATCTTAAAGACGGGGATGCTAATTTTACTGTACCCTCATCATTATCACCAAATTTTCCTGCAGGAAATAAATTTAATGCCACTCTTCCACTACCGGCTACTTTCAGTGGTGGGATCTCATATAATATCAATGATAAATTCCTGATCGGAGCTCAGGTTGATTATGTTAGATGGAGCGCTTATGATTCACTGATTTTTGATTTCAAACAAAATACACCATCATTACCTGATTCCAGAAATCCAAGAAAGTATGAAAATACTTTTATATTCAGACTAGGAGGGCAATATAAAGCCACTGATATGTTTACTGTGAGACTGGGTGGATATTATGATCAAACTCCTATAAGAAAAGATTATGTAAATCCTGAAACGCCCGATGGAAATAGAATCGGGCTATCTGCAGGGCTTTCCATTTATCCCTCAGAGAAATTAAGTATAGACTTGTCATTTTTATTTGTCAATCAGCTGAAACGAGATTCGGAGTACGCACCTGCGAATTTTAAAGGGGCATACAAAACCTATGCATACATTCCGGGAATTGGCTTATCATATAATTTTTAA